In Pantoea cypripedii, the following proteins share a genomic window:
- a CDS encoding amino acid ABC transporter ATP-binding protein, with protein MRPMILFNQVNKWYGAYQALTDLSAEINPGEVVVVCGPSGSGKSTLIRTVNRLEPIEAGQIVFDGIDIHGSSTRLNQLRTRIGFVFQSFNLFPHVSVAENIMMSPMKVLGVKRSEARQQAGELLERVGLSHKADAYPAQLSGGQQQRVAIARALAMKPPVMLFDEPTSALDPEMVGEVLSVMRGLAQEGMTMMCVTHEMNFAREVADTIWFMDQGQILEKATPEKFFTEPQHPRAQRFLSDLRSH; from the coding sequence ATGCGACCGATGATTCTGTTTAATCAGGTCAACAAATGGTACGGCGCGTATCAGGCACTGACCGACCTGAGTGCCGAGATCAATCCCGGCGAAGTGGTCGTGGTGTGCGGCCCATCCGGCTCCGGCAAATCGACGCTGATCCGCACCGTCAACCGGCTGGAACCGATCGAAGCTGGCCAGATTGTCTTTGATGGCATCGATATCCACGGCAGCAGCACGCGCCTCAACCAGCTGCGCACGCGCATTGGTTTTGTTTTCCAGAGTTTCAACCTGTTCCCGCATGTGTCGGTGGCGGAGAACATTATGATGTCGCCGATGAAGGTGCTGGGGGTGAAACGCTCTGAGGCACGTCAGCAGGCGGGAGAACTGCTGGAACGCGTCGGGCTGTCGCACAAGGCTGATGCCTATCCGGCTCAGTTGTCGGGCGGCCAGCAACAACGTGTGGCGATTGCCCGAGCGCTGGCGATGAAGCCGCCAGTGATGCTGTTTGATGAGCCAACGTCGGCACTCGATCCGGAAATGGTCGGTGAAGTGTTGTCAGTTATGCGCGGCCTGGCACAGGAAGGCATGACGATGATGTGTGTCACTCACGAGATGAATTTTGCCCGCGAAGTGGCCGACACCATCTGGTTTATGGATCAAGGCCAGATTCTGGAAAAAGCCACGCCAGAAAAATTCTTCACCGAACCGCAGCACCCGCGCGCCCAGCGCTTTTTAAGTGATTTACGATCCCATTAA
- a CDS encoding amino acid ABC transporter permease: MLEMFTILHDNGMLLLMGQYPSGPLGGVLCTLLISLLAVLFAFPVGVLLGLARLSPWRWLSWPATCWVYLLRGIPLMMVVFWTYFCVPLLIGHNISGFTTMLCTLVIYESAYIAEIVRGGIQALPHGQYEAARALGMGHIKTLRLVILPQALFNTLPSLVSQLVSIIKDSTLGYVINVPELTFAANQVSNQLLTKPFQVFAIVALSYYLICFSLTWLANKLEARLAQKRRQPPVEAPSVAPAVMMTKTQSQ, from the coding sequence ATGCTTGAGATGTTCACCATTTTGCATGACAACGGCATGCTGCTGTTAATGGGCCAGTACCCAAGTGGACCGCTGGGTGGAGTGCTCTGCACCCTGTTGATCTCGCTGCTGGCAGTGCTGTTCGCCTTCCCGGTGGGCGTGCTGCTGGGGCTGGCGCGCCTGTCACCGTGGCGCTGGCTGAGCTGGCCCGCCACCTGCTGGGTCTACCTGCTGCGCGGCATCCCGCTGATGATGGTGGTGTTCTGGACCTACTTCTGCGTGCCGCTGCTGATTGGTCACAACATCAGTGGCTTCACCACCATGCTGTGCACGCTGGTGATTTATGAAAGCGCCTATATCGCCGAAATCGTGCGCGGTGGTATTCAGGCACTGCCGCACGGCCAGTATGAGGCGGCACGCGCACTCGGCATGGGGCATATCAAAACCCTGCGTCTGGTGATCCTGCCACAGGCGCTGTTTAACACCCTACCCAGCCTGGTCAGCCAGCTGGTGTCGATCATTAAAGACAGCACCCTCGGCTATGTGATTAACGTGCCGGAACTGACTTTCGCCGCAAATCAGGTGAGTAACCAGTTGCTGACCAAACCTTTCCAGGTGTTCGCCATCGTGGCGCTGAGCTACTACCTCATCTGCTTCAGCCTGACGTGGCTTGCCAACAAACTGGAAGCGCGACTCGCGCAGAAACGCCGTCAGCCGCCAGTGGAAGCCCCCAGCGTGGCCCCGGCGGTAATGATGACTAAAACCCAATCACAGTAA
- a CDS encoding amino acid ABC transporter permease — protein sequence MALDFSSVITGHFGQMIVDGTVVTLELALGAWLLAMALAMLLVIIRLTNQRIAVGLVKAYVSYHRNVPTLIQLMMWYFAIPTLLPEALQMWINDYNAEFLFSLVALGLCQAAYFSEDIRSGLRAIPDGQNEAARALGMSFVRAMWSVILPQGIRNALPSLINHTVLLFKNTSLAMVIGVAELTYVTRDIENQTFRTFEAYFVATVGYLFFSLLLMGLGALLARRFQRVYAR from the coding sequence ATGGCACTCGATTTCAGCAGTGTGATAACCGGCCACTTCGGCCAGATGATCGTCGATGGCACGGTTGTCACCCTTGAACTGGCGTTGGGTGCCTGGCTGCTGGCGATGGCCCTCGCCATGCTGCTGGTGATCATCCGCCTGACCAATCAACGCATTGCCGTCGGGCTGGTGAAAGCCTATGTCTCGTATCACCGCAATGTGCCGACGCTGATTCAATTGATGATGTGGTATTTCGCTATTCCGACGCTGCTGCCGGAAGCGCTGCAAATGTGGATTAACGATTACAACGCCGAGTTTCTGTTCTCGCTGGTGGCGCTCGGTCTGTGCCAGGCCGCCTACTTCTCGGAAGATATCCGCAGCGGCCTGCGCGCCATCCCGGATGGGCAAAACGAAGCCGCGCGTGCGCTTGGCATGAGCTTTGTGCGCGCCATGTGGTCGGTGATTCTGCCGCAGGGCATTCGTAATGCGCTGCCATCGTTAATCAACCATACGGTGCTGTTGTTCAAAAACACCAGCCTGGCGATGGTGATTGGCGTGGCGGAACTGACCTATGTGACGCGCGACATCGAGAACCAGACCTTCCGCACCTTCGAGGCCTATTTTGTCGCCACAGTGGGTTATCTGTTCTTCTCCCTGTTGCTGATGGGCCTTGGTGCGTTGCTGGCCCGCCGCTTTCAACGCGTCTATGCGAGGTAA
- a CDS encoding SDR family oxidoreductase, with translation MPFSDYQTALVTGASAGMGEAIVERLCQEGITVHAVARRKEQLAALAERTGCIPHAVDVSDLSALTALCQDLQIDILVNNAGLSHPGSILDADENVIESQVDVNLRAVLHLCRLLVPGMVARDRGHVFNITSIAAIYNFGGNSVYHATKAGVHALSRQLRVDCYGKRVRITEICPGRVATDIFGNVSGDHEDARRRFIDGFELPQAKDIADCVAFALAAPVAVNIGNIEITPTLQVPGGLSTMRPGDRTGS, from the coding sequence ATGCCATTTTCAGATTACCAAACCGCACTGGTCACCGGCGCATCGGCCGGGATGGGTGAAGCGATTGTTGAACGTCTGTGCCAGGAAGGGATCACCGTTCACGCCGTAGCGCGCCGTAAAGAACAGCTGGCGGCGCTGGCGGAACGCACCGGCTGCATTCCACACGCGGTGGATGTCAGCGATCTCAGCGCGCTGACGGCACTGTGTCAGGACCTGCAAATCGACATTCTGGTCAACAACGCCGGGTTATCGCATCCGGGATCGATTCTCGATGCCGATGAAAACGTGATTGAAAGCCAGGTGGATGTGAACCTGCGCGCGGTGCTGCATCTGTGCCGTCTGCTGGTGCCGGGCATGGTGGCACGCGATCGTGGCCATGTGTTCAACATCACCTCCATCGCCGCCATCTACAACTTTGGCGGTAACTCGGTGTACCACGCCACCAAAGCCGGGGTGCACGCCCTGTCGCGCCAGTTGCGCGTCGATTGCTACGGCAAGCGCGTGCGAATCACCGAAATCTGCCCTGGCCGCGTCGCGACCGACATCTTCGGTAACGTTTCTGGCGATCACGAAGATGCACGTCGACGGTTTATTGATGGCTTTGAACTGCCGCAGGCGAAAGATATCGCCGACTGCGTCGCCTTTGCCCTGGCGGCACCGGTGGCGGTAAATATCGGCAATATCGAGATCACCCCAACGTTGCAGGTGCCGGGCGGCCTTTCCACCATGCGACCGGGCGACCGCACCGGGTCGTAA
- a CDS encoding acetyl-CoA carboxylase biotin carboxyl carrier protein, with protein sequence MEKTAIPLPTLRAIARRMRRSGLSRLELGGKDWSVRLTFAPLPPAPPPAPKPLPSSTHAVTATMPGTLLLRHPLSQQDFVQPGQQVQPEEVLALVQVGPLYLPVTSTSAGRVENVTVGGGSPVEYNQEIMIIHQDNPALPRL encoded by the coding sequence ATGGAAAAAACCGCAATACCGCTGCCGACGCTGCGCGCTATCGCGCGCCGGATGCGCCGCTCCGGGCTGAGCCGCCTTGAGCTGGGCGGTAAAGACTGGTCGGTACGCCTGACTTTCGCCCCCTTGCCTCCTGCTCCCCCTCCGGCCCCGAAGCCCCTCCCGAGCAGCACCCATGCTGTCACGGCAACGATGCCGGGTACCCTGTTGCTGCGTCATCCGCTCAGCCAGCAGGATTTTGTCCAGCCCGGCCAGCAAGTACAACCCGAGGAGGTGCTGGCGCTGGTGCAGGTGGGTCCGCTGTATTTGCCCGTCACCAGCACCAGCGCTGGCCGGGTGGAAAATGTCACCGTGGGTGGCGGCTCGCCAGTGGAATACAACCAGGAAATCATGATAATTCATCAGGATAACCCCGCACTCCCGCGGTTATAA
- the nac gene encoding nitrogen assimilation transcriptional regulator NAC: MNLRRLKYFVKIVDVGSLTQAADILHIAQPALSQQLATLEGEVNQQLLIRTKRGVTPTEAGKTLYSHAQSILRQCEQAQSAIDRVGASLSGSVSVGLAPGTAAQNLALPLMMEVQQQHPGIVLYFNENFGTTLSELIMNGRMDMAVIYDHRNIHGLRFMPLMKEDLCFVCPFSLAQPMKEIRLANVAKYDLFLPRIYNIMRKVLDDAFVQNNLQYQVKCEIESQTTLNAALAAGLGATIMPESAARAMLKNADAWMAKIVEPDVQASLSFCMSDHLPLSQPAEAVKSILLSLMSRRNVENHPLTLVG, translated from the coding sequence ATGAATCTTCGCCGTCTTAAATATTTTGTCAAAATTGTCGATGTCGGCAGTCTGACGCAGGCCGCCGATATTTTACATATCGCCCAGCCCGCCCTGAGCCAGCAGCTGGCAACGCTGGAAGGGGAAGTGAATCAGCAATTGCTGATTCGCACCAAGCGCGGCGTCACGCCCACCGAAGCGGGTAAAACGCTCTATTCCCATGCCCAGTCCATTTTGCGCCAGTGCGAACAGGCGCAAAGTGCGATTGATCGTGTCGGCGCGTCGCTGAGCGGCAGCGTCTCTGTCGGCCTCGCGCCGGGCACGGCGGCACAAAACCTGGCCCTGCCGCTGATGATGGAAGTCCAGCAACAGCATCCCGGTATCGTGCTTTATTTTAATGAGAACTTCGGCACCACGCTGAGTGAGCTGATCATGAATGGCCGTATGGACATGGCGGTGATCTATGACCACCGCAACATCCACGGTCTGCGCTTTATGCCGCTGATGAAAGAAGATCTGTGCTTCGTTTGCCCCTTCAGCCTCGCGCAACCGATGAAGGAGATCCGCCTGGCAAATGTGGCGAAATACGATCTGTTCCTGCCGCGTATCTACAACATCATGCGCAAAGTGCTGGACGATGCCTTTGTACAGAACAACCTGCAATATCAGGTGAAATGCGAGATCGAATCGCAAACCACCCTCAATGCGGCCCTTGCCGCCGGGCTGGGCGCGACTATCATGCCGGAATCCGCCGCGCGGGCGATGCTGAAAAATGCCGATGCGTGGATGGCGAAGATTGTCGAACCGGATGTGCAGGCATCGCTCTCCTTCTGCATGTCCGATCACCTGCCGCTGTCGCAACCGGCAGAAGCGGTGAAATCGATTCTGCTGTCGCTGATGTCACGCCGCAACGTCGAGAACCATCCCCTGACGCTGGTGGGATAA
- a CDS encoding pyridoxal phosphate-dependent aminotransferase, translated as MPEIADRLKNVTVSASVAMTQKARDLAAQGIDVVALSTGEPDFPTPDHAIEAAYAAARAGDTRYPPTDGTPALRQAIQRKFKRDNQLDYDVSQILTAGGAKQIIFNAMLATINPGDEVVIPTPSWISYADIVKFAGGIPVPLPCAQENGFKPLPEQLEAAITDKTKWLLLNYPSNPTGSVASKAELQALGEVLLRHPQMWIMTDDIYEHLIYDDVRFYTLAQVEPRLYDRVLTVNGVSKAYSMTGWRLGFCGGPATLIKAMSNVNTQNSGGVTTLTQAAAVAVLEGPQDLLQERARIYRERRDYVLERLTSIDGLRCHRPQGAFYLFVNINGYIGKVSAGGRPINNDADFVLALIEEQHVVTVQGAAYGMSPFIRLSYATSMERLQTGCDRIAAFCAGCREA; from the coding sequence ATGCCCGAGATAGCCGATCGACTCAAGAATGTCACTGTTTCCGCCTCCGTCGCCATGACCCAGAAAGCACGCGATCTCGCGGCGCAGGGGATTGATGTGGTAGCGCTTTCCACCGGGGAGCCAGACTTCCCGACGCCGGATCACGCCATCGAGGCGGCCTACGCGGCGGCACGCGCCGGAGATACCCGTTACCCGCCCACCGATGGCACCCCGGCACTGCGCCAGGCGATTCAGCGGAAATTCAAACGTGATAACCAGCTGGATTACGACGTCAGCCAGATCCTGACGGCAGGCGGTGCCAAGCAGATCATTTTTAACGCGATGCTGGCGACCATTAATCCCGGTGATGAAGTGGTGATCCCGACGCCATCGTGGATCAGCTATGCCGATATCGTGAAGTTCGCCGGGGGCATTCCGGTGCCGCTGCCTTGTGCCCAGGAAAACGGTTTCAAGCCGCTGCCGGAACAGCTGGAGGCAGCGATTACCGACAAAACCAAATGGTTGCTGCTTAACTACCCGAGCAACCCGACCGGTTCCGTGGCGAGCAAAGCGGAGTTACAGGCGCTGGGCGAGGTGCTGCTGCGCCACCCGCAGATGTGGATCATGACGGATGATATCTACGAACACCTGATTTATGACGACGTGCGTTTTTACACCCTGGCGCAGGTGGAACCACGTCTGTATGACCGCGTGCTGACGGTAAATGGTGTATCAAAAGCGTATTCCATGACCGGCTGGCGTCTCGGTTTCTGCGGCGGCCCGGCAACGCTGATTAAGGCGATGAGTAACGTCAACACCCAGAACAGCGGCGGTGTCACCACCCTGACCCAGGCGGCAGCGGTTGCGGTGCTGGAAGGTCCGCAGGATTTATTGCAGGAACGCGCACGTATCTACCGCGAACGTCGTGATTATGTGCTGGAGCGTCTGACCTCGATCGATGGCCTGCGTTGTCACCGACCGCAGGGGGCGTTTTACCTGTTTGTGAATATCAATGGGTATATCGGCAAAGTCAGCGCCGGTGGCCGCCCTATCAATAACGATGCGGACTTTGTACTGGCCTTGATTGAGGAACAACATGTGGTGACGGTGCAGGGAGCGGCCTATGGCATGAGTCCGTTTATTCGTCTTTCCTACGCCACCAGCATGGAGCGTTTACAGACCGGCTGCGACCGTATCGCGGCGTTTTGTGCCGGTTGCCGTGAAGCCTGA
- a CDS encoding 5-oxoprolinase subunit PxpA, with product MKIDVNSDMGEGFGVYQLCDDAALMKVVSSANIACGFHAGDPAIMTNMVRLAKQHGVGIGAHPGLRDRQGFGRRELPFSADEICQQVAYQLGALMAIARAEGTTVAHLSFHAAMGNIVNRDEKLAQQVMALVARIDSSLIIFAQPDTLIERAAQAAGLKTLTLFLADRAYDAQGRLVPRGVAGSVINEEGALRARVRQFLQQGTVTTIEGEELAVRARSILVHSDTPGSLALASIVRSEVEASGHQVAPAAEVVA from the coding sequence ATGAAGATTGATGTGAATTCCGATATGGGAGAAGGCTTCGGCGTGTATCAGCTGTGCGATGATGCTGCGCTGATGAAAGTGGTGTCATCAGCCAATATCGCCTGCGGTTTTCATGCTGGCGATCCGGCGATCATGACCAACATGGTGCGGCTGGCAAAGCAACATGGCGTCGGCATTGGTGCGCATCCTGGCCTGCGGGATCGTCAGGGATTTGGCCGCCGTGAGCTGCCGTTTTCCGCTGACGAAATTTGCCAGCAGGTGGCCTATCAGCTGGGTGCGTTGATGGCCATCGCCCGCGCCGAAGGCACCACCGTGGCGCATTTAAGCTTCCATGCCGCGATGGGTAATATCGTCAATCGCGACGAAAAGCTGGCACAGCAGGTGATGGCGCTGGTAGCCCGCATCGACAGTTCGCTGATTATCTTCGCCCAGCCGGATACCCTTATTGAACGCGCCGCGCAGGCGGCAGGATTAAAAACCCTGACGCTGTTCCTCGCCGACCGCGCCTACGATGCCCAGGGGCGTCTGGTGCCACGCGGTGTGGCGGGGTCGGTAATTAACGAAGAAGGCGCGCTGCGCGCCAGAGTGCGGCAGTTTCTGCAACAGGGCACCGTCACCACGATTGAGGGTGAGGAACTGGCCGTGCGTGCACGCTCGATTCTGGTCCACAGCGATACCCCCGGTTCGCTGGCACTCGCCAGCATCGTACGCAGCGAAGTGGAGGCCAGCGGCCATCAGGTGGCACCAGCGGCCGAGGTGGTAGCATAA
- a CDS encoding biotin-dependent carboxyltransferase family protein, producing the protein MIEIEQSGALNTVQDLGRFHYRHMGVSVSGVMDPLALRAGNLLLGNDENAAAIEVQLFPFRVRFLQDTSIAVTGADCRATLDGKPLPPWWGCGVKAGQVLELRYPRSGARGYLCISGGIDVPVVLNSRSTALRGAFGGHHGRALQRGDQLALGAASGPALPTSGIGIEPPESALRALFPRNNAGEIQLRAIPSGEYHLFAADAARFWQQSWQISNQSNRTGYRLAGDPIFPSKTVEMRSYGLIPGIVQVPPAGEPIIQLSDANTAGGYPKIAGVIEQDLWRLGQLLPGQSIQLVKSDAREAIAIEQAVAHWLTRLRLSCLPLRKAISA; encoded by the coding sequence GTGATTGAGATTGAACAGAGCGGCGCACTCAATACGGTGCAGGACCTGGGGCGTTTTCATTACCGCCATATGGGGGTGTCGGTCAGCGGCGTGATGGACCCGCTGGCGCTGCGCGCGGGTAATCTGCTGCTCGGCAACGATGAGAACGCCGCGGCGATTGAAGTGCAGTTGTTTCCGTTTCGCGTGCGCTTTTTGCAGGACACCAGTATCGCCGTCACCGGGGCCGACTGCCGCGCCACGCTGGACGGCAAGCCGCTGCCGCCCTGGTGGGGCTGCGGCGTGAAAGCCGGACAGGTGCTGGAGCTGCGTTATCCGCGCAGCGGTGCACGCGGTTATCTGTGCATCAGTGGCGGCATTGATGTGCCGGTGGTGCTGAATTCGCGCAGCACCGCGCTACGTGGCGCATTTGGCGGACATCATGGCCGGGCATTGCAGCGCGGCGACCAGCTGGCGCTCGGTGCCGCAAGCGGCCCGGCCCTGCCCACGTCCGGCATCGGCATTGAACCGCCGGAAAGCGCACTGCGCGCGCTGTTTCCCCGCAACAATGCGGGCGAGATCCAGCTACGCGCCATTCCGTCCGGGGAATATCACCTGTTTGCCGCCGATGCAGCCCGTTTCTGGCAGCAATCCTGGCAGATATCGAACCAAAGCAACCGCACCGGTTACCGGCTGGCAGGGGATCCGATCTTCCCGTCAAAAACGGTGGAGATGCGATCGTACGGTCTGATCCCCGGCATCGTACAAGTGCCGCCAGCGGGTGAACCGATCATTCAGCTGAGCGATGCCAACACCGCCGGGGGTTATCCCAAGATCGCCGGGGTGATCGAACAGGATCTGTGGCGACTCGGCCAGCTGCTGCCGGGCCAGTCGATCCAGTTAGTGAAAAGTGATGCGCGTGAAGCCATCGCCATCGAGCAGGCAGTCGCGCACTGGCTCACCCGGCTGCGCCTGAGCTGCCTGCCGCTGCGCAAGGCCATCAGCGCTTAA
- the pxpB gene encoding 5-oxoprolinase subunit PxpB has product MPVMSKTAIQPASAPALAGATITLSTIGARAWLVEAPGGFDLPSQRRVWSLARLLAGDDDVEALIPGVTNLLVLFRHIPADETLVRARLHAAWEQAQAVHPQGKLIEIPVDYGGEHAIDLDAVCRHTGFSAREVVRRHHQNEYTVFALGSAPGFGYLHGLDPQLATPRKKVPSLSMLKGTVTIGGAQAGVSALTGPNGWNAIGYAELEVFDPLADSPALMAPGDRIRFLPQRIEL; this is encoded by the coding sequence ATGCCCGTGATGTCAAAAACGGCTATCCAGCCTGCCAGTGCTCCGGCACTGGCGGGTGCCACCATTACCCTCTCCACCATTGGCGCGCGCGCCTGGCTGGTTGAAGCTCCGGGGGGGTTTGATCTGCCCTCGCAGCGCCGCGTCTGGTCGCTGGCACGTCTGCTGGCGGGCGATGACGACGTCGAAGCGCTAATCCCCGGCGTCACCAATCTGCTGGTGCTGTTTCGTCATATCCCAGCGGATGAAACCCTGGTACGCGCCAGGCTGCATGCGGCCTGGGAGCAGGCGCAGGCGGTGCATCCACAGGGCAAATTGATTGAGATTCCGGTGGATTACGGCGGTGAACACGCTATCGATCTCGATGCGGTCTGCCGCCATACCGGCTTCAGTGCGCGCGAAGTGGTGCGTCGTCATCATCAAAACGAATACACCGTGTTTGCGCTCGGCAGCGCGCCGGGCTTTGGCTATCTGCACGGGCTGGATCCCCAGCTGGCAACGCCGCGTAAAAAAGTGCCCTCCCTCAGCATGCTGAAAGGCACCGTCACCATCGGTGGCGCGCAGGCAGGGGTTTCGGCGCTGACCGGACCGAACGGCTGGAACGCCATCGGCTATGCCGAGCTGGAGGTGTTTGACCCGCTGGCGGATTCCCCGGCGCTGATGGCACCCGGCGACCGTATCCGCTTTCTGCCGCAGAGGATTGAGCTGTGA
- a CDS encoding transporter substrate-binding domain-containing protein, translating to MTMKRRTTIGLALLPLLPLLAIASAHADLMANIKSSGELKCAVYSDVPPFSSPDPQTRQLAGMDVDLCHALAKQLGVKATLVPTSVEARIAVIATGRADVLIANLAYTKTRGSQIQFSDPYYVAKEMLLVKAPLADKPLSYFKGKRISATKGTTSEQSIYLKGAKAVTFQDTASAFLAVEQNKALGFVTNTMTGIKMITQAKKDGIDLAMIKEPMALEPIGIGMKRDEPALLASVNSGLKAMDDDGTIDKIWDTWIGPNTEYKMVREERVQPLASLKFEPLE from the coding sequence ATGACCATGAAAAGACGTACCACCATCGGGCTGGCGCTGCTGCCGCTGCTGCCGCTGCTGGCTATCGCTTCCGCCCATGCTGATCTGATGGCAAACATTAAATCGAGCGGTGAACTCAAATGCGCGGTGTATTCCGATGTGCCGCCCTTCTCCTCACCGGACCCGCAAACCCGTCAGTTGGCCGGTATGGATGTGGATTTGTGTCATGCGCTGGCGAAACAGCTGGGGGTTAAAGCCACGCTGGTGCCGACCTCGGTGGAAGCGCGTATTGCGGTGATCGCCACTGGCCGTGCCGATGTGTTGATCGCCAACCTCGCCTACACCAAAACCCGTGGCAGCCAGATCCAGTTCAGCGACCCCTACTACGTCGCCAAAGAGATGCTGCTGGTAAAAGCGCCGCTGGCCGACAAGCCGCTCAGCTATTTCAAAGGTAAGCGTATCAGCGCCACCAAAGGCACCACCTCGGAACAGTCGATCTACCTGAAAGGGGCCAAAGCGGTGACTTTCCAGGATACCGCTTCGGCTTTCCTGGCTGTTGAACAGAACAAAGCGCTGGGCTTTGTCACCAACACCATGACCGGCATCAAGATGATCACTCAGGCGAAAAAAGACGGTATCGACCTCGCGATGATCAAGGAACCGATGGCGCTGGAACCGATTGGCATCGGCATGAAACGTGATGAGCCCGCTCTGCTTGCCAGCGTGAACAGCGGCCTGAAAGCCATGGACGATGATGGCACCATCGACAAAATCTGGGATACCTGGATTGGGCCAAATACCGAATACAAAATGGTGCGTGAGGAGCGCGTACAGCCGCTCGCCAGTCTGAAATTCGAACCGCTGGAATAA
- a CDS encoding DMT family transporter, with the protein MNARLGVLLKIMAALCSTLMLACVKGLNGTIPTGEVIFFRSFVALFPLLLWLKIQGNVLASLKTRNLFGHLIRGFSGTGGMYFNYLALVYISLADATALSYAAPLFTVIMAALLLKERVRASRWLAVVVGLSGILIMLSSKLTLFSGSVAHASAGIGVLCALVAALCTAISNVQIRFLNGIEQPGAIVFYFSLMTTMIGLATALFGWTMPGGMQLLLLIGCGLFGGMAQILVTLSLRYADASLLAPFDYTTLVWSMVVGFVFLDSLPGQSTLMGASIVALAGIFTVWREQRKLAVA; encoded by the coding sequence ATGAATGCCCGATTAGGCGTATTACTGAAGATAATGGCGGCGCTGTGTTCCACCCTGATGCTGGCGTGCGTGAAGGGATTAAACGGCACCATTCCTACTGGCGAAGTGATTTTTTTCCGCAGTTTTGTGGCGCTGTTTCCCCTGCTGCTGTGGCTGAAAATCCAGGGGAACGTGCTGGCAAGCCTGAAGACGCGAAATTTGTTCGGCCATTTGATTCGCGGCTTTTCCGGCACCGGCGGCATGTATTTCAACTATCTGGCGCTGGTGTATATCTCGCTGGCCGATGCCACCGCACTCAGCTATGCCGCTCCCTTATTTACCGTGATCATGGCGGCGCTGCTGCTGAAAGAGCGGGTGCGGGCTTCGCGCTGGCTGGCAGTGGTGGTGGGGCTTTCCGGCATTCTGATTATGCTGTCTTCTAAACTGACGCTGTTTTCCGGCAGCGTAGCCCATGCCAGCGCCGGGATTGGCGTGCTGTGCGCGCTGGTCGCCGCCCTGTGTACCGCCATTTCCAACGTGCAAATTCGTTTTCTCAACGGTATCGAACAGCCGGGCGCGATTGTGTTCTATTTTTCGCTGATGACCACGATGATCGGCCTCGCCACCGCGTTGTTTGGCTGGACGATGCCCGGCGGCATGCAGCTGTTACTGCTGATTGGCTGCGGGTTATTTGGCGGCATGGCACAGATTCTGGTGACCCTCAGCCTGCGCTATGCCGATGCGTCGCTGCTGGCGCCGTTCGATTACACCACGCTGGTATGGTCGATGGTGGTAGGTTTCGTGTTCCTTGACAGCCTGCCGGGGCAAAGCACGCTAATGGGGGCTTCGATTGTGGCGCTGGCGGGGATTTTTACCGTGTGGCGCGAGCAACGCAAACTGGCGGTGGCCTGA
- a CDS encoding RraA family protein — protein MTAGNRIYLRRPNDAEPLLEAFRTLPAAVVADCMSRLPALAAEINLKTAPKKPIMCGLAVTVKARSGDNLMLHKAMDIAGRNDVIILSNEGDRSQSLMGEVMATYARQSGMEGIVLDGPVRDIEGLSRMDFPIYAAGVTPGGPFKDGPGEINVPIACGKIHVAPGDIILGDADGVIVVPRQDAARILEDALAYLQVDKRNFELAKTGSLERGWLDETLRNKQVEIIDDIYR, from the coding sequence ATGACCGCAGGAAATCGTATTTATTTACGCCGTCCGAATGATGCCGAACCGCTGCTGGAAGCGTTTCGCACCCTGCCCGCCGCCGTCGTGGCGGATTGTATGAGCCGCCTGCCCGCGCTGGCGGCGGAGATCAACCTGAAAACCGCGCCAAAAAAACCGATTATGTGCGGCCTGGCCGTCACGGTAAAAGCCCGCTCGGGCGATAACCTGATGCTACATAAAGCCATGGATATCGCCGGTCGTAACGATGTGATTATCCTGTCAAATGAAGGCGATCGCAGCCAGTCGCTGATGGGTGAGGTGATGGCAACGTATGCCAGACAGAGCGGTATGGAAGGTATTGTGCTGGATGGTCCGGTACGTGATATCGAGGGTTTATCGCGTATGGATTTCCCGATCTACGCGGCAGGTGTGACGCCGGGCGGTCCGTTTAAAGATGGACCGGGCGAAATCAACGTGCCGATTGCCTGTGGCAAAATCCACGTCGCGCCGGGCGATATTATCCTTGGCGATGCCGATGGGGTGATTGTGGTTCCCCGCCAGGATGCGGCGCGCATTCTGGAAGATGCGCTGGCCTATTTGCAGGTGGATAAACGCAACTTCGAGCTGGCGAAAACCGGCTCGCTGGAGCGCGGCTGGCTGGATGAAACGCTGCGTAATAAGCAGGTAGAAATTATCGACGATATTTACCGCTGA